Proteins encoded within one genomic window of Halocatena marina:
- a CDS encoding HAD family hydrolase, whose amino-acid sequence MSSSSASYDFWVFDLDGTLVDVEQSYTKEVLTIVGDRIGHEFSEWEMAALWYGFDGKRGDLFSQMGIDPANFWSTFHEVEDAESRAAATFLYKDADRVLSDIDGPVGLVTHCQQYLTEPVLDHLDIRDWFDTVFCCTDESGWKPDPEPVQTAMQAMGVNTKLNGNGNGNGNGARGVLVGDSPQDIGAAWNAGLDSVHIERHGHDRRGVCVLGDHRVTQLDELVSQPTRTLSKD is encoded by the coding sequence ATGTCTTCGTCATCCGCGTCCTATGATTTCTGGGTGTTTGATCTCGACGGTACACTCGTCGATGTCGAGCAAAGCTATACGAAGGAGGTGCTGACAATCGTTGGAGATCGGATCGGTCACGAGTTCTCGGAGTGGGAGATGGCCGCGCTCTGGTACGGTTTTGATGGCAAGCGTGGCGATCTCTTCTCGCAGATGGGTATCGACCCCGCCAACTTCTGGTCGACATTTCACGAGGTCGAGGATGCCGAATCGCGCGCAGCAGCGACCTTTTTGTATAAGGACGCAGATCGCGTCCTCTCAGATATAGACGGCCCTGTTGGGTTGGTCACTCACTGTCAACAGTACCTCACTGAACCGGTCCTCGATCATCTCGACATCCGAGATTGGTTCGATACCGTCTTCTGTTGCACCGATGAGAGCGGCTGGAAACCAGATCCAGAACCGGTACAAACAGCAATGCAAGCGATGGGAGTCAACACAAAACTGAACGGGAACGGGAACGGGAACGGGAACGGCGCTCGGGGTGTTCTCGTTGGGGACAGTCCACAGGACATTGGTGCGGCCTGGAACGCTGGGTTGGACAGCGTCCACATCGAGCGCCACGGACACGACCGTCGGGGGGTATGTGTTCTCGGCGATCACCGGGTAACGCAGCTGGACGAGCTCGTTTCCCAACCAACCCGTACGCTTTCAAAAGACTGA